From one Paenibacillus sp. FSL K6-1330 genomic stretch:
- the dapG gene encoding aspartate kinase → MRILVQKFGGTSLSTPQARTHVIGHIQRELANHYQLVVVVSAMGRRGEPYATDTLLDWIGQSGNALPDRERDMLLCCGEIISATTLCSLLQHEGITATVLTGAQAGFLTDDHFGNARIKDVKPERVLKELESHQVVIVTGFQGQTDSGDFTTLGRGGSDTSATALGAALRAEMVDIYTDVNGILTADPRIVEDAKPLSYVSYTEICNMAHQGAKVIHPRAVEIAMQSQIPVRVRSTFSDNEGTLVTQPEGFRDIQSGIVDRFVTGVAYVSNITQISVECDRTEGLQLKVFKSMAEHSISVDFINVTPTGVLYTVFDSDSEKAIEVLQSLDLKPKSLSGCAKVSVIGGGINGVPGIMAKIVESLSEHDIPILQSADSNTTIWVLVKKEDMAQALRALHHKFELHR, encoded by the coding sequence ATGCGCATCTTAGTTCAAAAATTCGGCGGAACCTCGTTGTCTACACCGCAAGCAAGAACCCATGTTATTGGGCACATCCAGCGCGAACTGGCTAATCACTACCAATTGGTCGTGGTCGTATCGGCTATGGGACGCCGCGGGGAGCCTTACGCTACAGATACTCTTCTGGATTGGATCGGTCAGAGCGGAAACGCGCTTCCAGACAGAGAGCGGGATATGCTGCTCTGCTGCGGTGAGATTATCTCAGCCACAACGCTATGCAGTCTGCTTCAGCATGAAGGGATAACCGCAACGGTGCTGACGGGTGCCCAAGCCGGATTTCTTACAGACGATCACTTCGGAAATGCACGCATTAAGGACGTAAAACCTGAACGGGTTTTGAAAGAGTTGGAGTCTCACCAAGTTGTTATCGTCACTGGTTTCCAGGGGCAGACCGATTCGGGTGACTTCACGACGCTGGGCAGGGGCGGAAGCGATACCTCGGCCACCGCGCTTGGAGCCGCGCTTCGCGCCGAAATGGTTGATATCTACACGGATGTCAACGGCATTCTTACGGCAGATCCCCGCATCGTCGAGGATGCGAAGCCACTCAGCTATGTAAGTTATACAGAGATTTGCAATATGGCTCATCAAGGTGCCAAGGTCATTCATCCTAGAGCAGTTGAGATTGCCATGCAATCCCAAATTCCGGTCAGAGTGCGGTCAACCTTCTCGGATAATGAGGGAACACTGGTCACCCAGCCGGAGGGCTTCAGAGATATACAATCCGGAATTGTGGACCGCTTTGTGACGGGAGTTGCTTATGTAAGCAATATTACGCAAATCTCAGTGGAATGCGATCGCACGGAAGGTCTTCAACTGAAGGTTTTCAAATCGATGGCGGAGCATTCCATTAGCGTGGACTTTATTAATGTTACCCCTACGGGAGTCCTTTATACAGTGTTTGACAGCGACTCGGAGAAGGCGATTGAAGTGCTGCAGAGCCTGGATTTGAAACCAAAAAGCTTGTCCGGCTGTGCAAAGGTATCCGTTATTGGCGGCGGCATCAACGGGGTTCCTGGCATCATGGCCAAAATCGTAGAATCCTTGAGCGAGCACGATATTCCGATTCTGCAATCGGCAGATTCGAACACTACGATCTGGGTGCTTGTGAAGAAGGAAGATATGGCTCAAGCGCTGCGCGCATTGCATCACAAATTTGAACTTCACCGATAA
- a CDS encoding ribonuclease J, which translates to MSKKISNDKLSIFALGGVGEIGKNMYVIQYANDIVVVDAGLKFPEEDMLGIDIVIPDISYLTENRDKVRAILLTHGHEDHIGGLPYVLKHLNVPVYGTKLTLGLVENKLREANLLGETKRILIHADSEVQLGNTLKATFFKTNHSIPDSVGICIETPEGNVVHTGDFKFDHTPVNDQYADLQRMAEIGSKGVLALLSDSTNAERPGFTPSEKNVGIVLEDIFRKAEQRVVVATFASNVHRIQQVVNAAESTGRKITVIGRSMVNVVSIAAELGYLHIPDGMLIEPEEVNKMAADRVVVLCTGSQGEPMSALTRMARSTHRKVDILPGDTVIIAATPVPGNEKYVGRTIDELFRLGADVIYSGSNSGVHVSGHGSQEELKLMLNLMKPQFFIPVHGEYRMQRRHALLAESVGVDPDNIFITDIGEIVEIQGGSARKAGKVTAGNVLIDGLGVGDVGNIVLRDRKLLSQDGILVVVVTLSKQNGSIVSGPDIISRGFVYVRESEGLLDEANRIVSSTLQKLMSENVNEWASLKTSVKDALGRFLYEQTRRRPMILPIIMEV; encoded by the coding sequence TTGTCTAAGAAAATAAGCAACGATAAACTATCGATTTTTGCCTTGGGCGGCGTCGGTGAGATCGGGAAGAACATGTATGTCATTCAATATGCCAATGACATCGTTGTCGTGGATGCGGGATTGAAGTTCCCAGAAGAAGATATGCTTGGGATTGATATTGTTATTCCTGATATTAGCTATTTAACGGAGAATCGCGACAAAGTGAGAGCGATTTTGCTGACTCACGGTCACGAGGACCATATCGGCGGCCTCCCTTACGTATTGAAACACTTGAATGTTCCTGTGTACGGAACGAAATTGACGCTCGGATTAGTGGAAAACAAGCTCAGAGAAGCGAATTTGCTGGGTGAGACGAAACGGATTCTGATCCATGCGGATTCGGAAGTACAACTCGGAAACACACTGAAAGCGACCTTCTTCAAGACCAATCACAGTATCCCGGATTCCGTAGGGATCTGTATCGAAACACCGGAAGGCAATGTTGTGCATACGGGTGACTTTAAGTTCGACCATACTCCGGTAAACGACCAATATGCGGATCTGCAGCGTATGGCTGAGATCGGAAGCAAGGGAGTATTGGCTCTTCTGTCAGATAGTACGAACGCAGAGAGACCAGGCTTCACGCCTTCCGAGAAAAACGTGGGCATCGTGCTGGAAGATATTTTCCGCAAAGCCGAGCAGCGGGTGGTTGTTGCAACGTTTGCATCGAATGTGCACCGGATTCAGCAGGTTGTTAATGCAGCCGAATCCACGGGCCGCAAAATAACGGTTATCGGAAGAAGCATGGTCAATGTGGTGTCCATTGCCGCTGAGCTTGGATATTTGCACATTCCGGACGGCATGCTGATCGAACCTGAAGAGGTTAACAAAATGGCAGCTGACCGGGTTGTCGTATTGTGTACAGGCAGTCAGGGAGAGCCGATGTCAGCGCTCACACGCATGGCACGTTCCACTCACCGCAAGGTGGACATTCTGCCAGGGGATACGGTTATCATTGCAGCAACTCCGGTTCCAGGTAATGAAAAATATGTGGGACGTACGATTGATGAGTTGTTCCGCCTTGGAGCAGACGTGATTTATAGTGGATCCAATTCGGGTGTCCACGTATCGGGTCATGGCAGCCAGGAAGAACTCAAGTTGATGCTGAATCTGATGAAACCGCAATTTTTCATCCCTGTCCATGGAGAATACCGGATGCAGCGCCGTCACGCTCTGCTTGCAGAGTCCGTTGGTGTTGATCCGGACAACATTTTTATTACCGATATCGGTGAAATTGTGGAAATCCAAGGTGGCTCGGCCCGCAAAGCCGGCAAAGTAACTGCTGGAAATGTTCTGATTGACGGACTTGGCGTTGGTGACGTAGGAAACATCGTATTGCGCGACCGCAAGCTTCTGTCCCAGGACGGAATTCTGGTCGTTGTCGTTACCTTGAGCAAGCAAAACGGTTCCATCGTATCCGGTCCTGATATTATTTCGCGTGGATTCGTATACGTACGGGAATCCGAAGGGCTTCTGGATGAAGCGAACCGTATCGTTTCCAGCACGCTTCAGAAGCTGATGAGTGAAAACGTGAATGAGTGGGCGTCACTGAAAACCAGCGTAAAAGACGCTTTGGGACGCTTCTTGTATGAACAAACACGTCGCAGACCGATGATCTTGCCGATCATTATGGAAGTCTGA
- the dapA gene encoding 4-hydroxy-tetrahydrodipicolinate synthase translates to MDFGRLITAMVTPFDQNNEINWDETARLIEYLIVEQKSDSLVIAGTTGESPTLSEDEKLELFKFAVKQAGGRSKIIAGTGSNDTAHSAELTKKAESCGVDGILLVAPYYNKPNQEGLYQHFKAIAEATSLPIMLYNVPGRTGISLSAATTLRLAQLPNIVATKECASIDQVTAIAAGAPDGFIVYSGDDSSALPALAVGAYGIVSVASHIAGARMKDMIHAYVEGNVKEAAKLHQSLFTLFKGLFECPDPLPNPAAVKFALHERGYQVGGVRLPLVSPSENEAAFIRNMLSSL, encoded by the coding sequence GTGGATTTCGGAAGATTGATTACGGCTATGGTAACCCCATTTGATCAGAATAACGAGATCAATTGGGACGAGACTGCGAGATTGATTGAGTACCTGATTGTCGAACAGAAGTCGGACTCTCTGGTCATTGCAGGAACGACGGGCGAATCCCCGACGCTTAGCGAAGACGAGAAGCTTGAATTGTTTAAGTTCGCAGTGAAGCAGGCAGGTGGACGAAGCAAGATTATCGCAGGTACCGGCAGCAACGATACGGCACATTCTGCAGAATTGACGAAAAAAGCGGAAAGCTGCGGCGTCGATGGCATTTTGCTTGTCGCTCCGTACTACAATAAGCCGAACCAGGAAGGGCTCTACCAGCATTTTAAGGCGATCGCTGAGGCAACTTCCTTACCTATCATGCTGTACAATGTGCCGGGACGGACGGGCATCAGCCTGAGCGCGGCTACCACCCTGCGTCTGGCTCAATTACCGAACATCGTTGCGACGAAGGAATGTGCTTCGATTGATCAGGTCACCGCCATTGCCGCAGGTGCTCCGGACGGCTTCATCGTTTATTCCGGCGACGATTCCTCAGCCCTGCCTGCTCTGGCGGTAGGTGCTTACGGAATCGTAAGCGTGGCCAGCCATATCGCTGGCGCCCGCATGAAGGATATGATCCACGCCTATGTGGAAGGAAACGTGAAGGAAGCCGCCAAGCTGCATCAATCCTTGTTCACGTTGTTCAAGGGCCTGTTTGAATGTCCTGACCCGCTTCCAAACCCGGCGGCGGTTAAATTCGCTCTGCATGAGCGGGGCTATCAGGTCGGCGGCGTTCGTCTGCCGCTCGTTTCTCCTAGTGAGAACGAGGCTGCATTTATCCGTAATATGCTGTCATCCTTGTAA